The Nitrospira sp. DNA window TGCACTATGTGAATACCTGGGGCGAGCGTCCCCTGGCGGTGATGACGGAGGAAGAGGCGACCGTGCAAGCGTTGCGTCTCTTAACCAGTGCCGCCGAGTTTGATTCGGCCACGGGCGGCGTCAATCGCGAGTCCAGCCTCTATCCGATTATCAAATTGATTACGCAGGACGGAGTGCGGGTAGTCCCTGACGACCGGTTGAAACCGCTCTTTGAATCCAAGGTGGTGCGCCATGCATGAAGCACGCTGTCGATGGCTTGGATCAGTCGGCAGTTGCCGGACGGGTAAGAGTCGATTGAATCTATTTTGCGAATCTAAGGTGGTGCGCCATGTATGAAGAACCCTACCGGTGGGTCGAAGCGGTCGGCAATCGCCGAACCTATCTCGATGAGCAGTTTCGGCAGGGGAGTCCGGTGGTGGCACTGGGCTACGACGGGGGGCTGCTCCTGACGACGGTCAGCAAAGGGACGTCGAAGCTCTATGAGATTTACGACCGGATTGCGCTCGGAGGCATGGGGCATCCGGCAGATCTGGAAAAGCTCCGATTCAGCCTGTTGGAGATGGCGCATACTGAAGGGTTTAACCGGTCTCCGTCGGATGTCACCGGCTCGCGGCTGGTGAAATACGGGATAGCTCCGGTCATCAAACAGGCTTTTGAAGAAGTCTATAAGGCGCCGTTTATCGTCAGGATTGTCCTGGCCGAGTTGGGTCAGAAGCCGGAGAGGGATACGCTGCTCACGATCAACTATGACGGGACGTTCGAAGAGCTTAAGGAGTATGCCGTGCTGGCCGCAACGAAGCAGGCGCAGGCGCGTATGCAGGAGTATCTGAAGGCGCAGAAACCGTCTCCCTGCCCGCTTGGGCAGGGCTTGCAGTTGGCTCTGCGCACCTGGGCGATCGGATCACTGGCGCATCAACAGGATTCGGCAGAGGCGTCGGCTGATGGCGGGCATGAGACCAGTCGCGAGACGATCGCATCGATTCCCGATCAGACTGCGTTGCTCGCGCATCTCCGTGAGGTGCTGGCGGATAAGACGCTGGAATGCGCGGTCCTGGAGCGGCAGCAGGTCGGTTCATCCAAATATCGTGCGCTGACGCCGGCCGAGCTCGCACGGTTGCTTCCCGGCGACTTTCAGGCCGTCGTGAATCGCTAATATGCTGAACCGTATGTGCTGGCTTGAAACGGAGTACGGACTGTTGGTGTATCGGGAAGGCCCCGAGCGCTCGCCGGCGTGGTGTGCCAGCCAGATGTACGATCATCGAGTTCGCGCGTACGATAGGGGCGCGCCAACATGCTGAACCGGATATTCGGGCTTGAAACGGAGTACGGACTCCTCGTCAATCAGGATCGGCCCGATCACTCCCCGACATGGTTTGCCCGCCAGATCCGGGATTATCTGTTCCAGGTTCAGCACCGAGGGGTGCTCGACCTGCACCATCGCGGGCATGATGAGCCGCCGGGGAACGGTGGTTTTCTGACCAATGCCGGGCGGATGTATCTCGACATGGGGCACCTCGAATATGCCTCGCCGGAATGCCAGTCGCTCGTGGATCTTGTCGCGGTCGATCGGGCCGGGGATCAATTGTTACAGGAGGCGATCGAGGCCTTGGGGTTCGGCGAGACCATTTCGCTCATCAAAAACAATATCGATCATGAAACGGACGCGACCTTCGGATCGCACGAGAACTATCTGGTCACTCGCCGGTTTCCCTTCAGTCGGAGAGGGTTGAGTCCTCTCGTCACTTTCCTGGTCACCAGACAGATTTTCGCCGGCTCCGGCCGTATCGGGGCGGCGAATCCGCAGGATGCCTGGATCCAGGTGGATCGCCTGATTGTGCCGCGTGGGGCGCTTCGTTCACATGGCCCGCAGACGATGATTCCCTATCAGATTTCGCAGCGGGCCGATCATATCGTGAACGATTTCTTCGAGTGGGTGCAGCAGAACCGCGCGATCGTCAATACCAGGGACGAGCCGCTGGCGGATCCCAATCAATACCGGCGTATTCATCTGCTCCTCGGCGATTCCAACATGGCCGAAGTGGCCACGGCGCTCAAAATGGGCACGACGGGACTGGTGTTGCAGTTGATCGAAGAGGGAAAGGCGCCGGCCGGCGTGGAGCTCGACGAGCCCGTCGAAACGCTGCAAGAGATCTCGCAGGATCAAGAGCGCCAGTGGATCGTGCGGTTGCAATCAGGCAAGACAATCTCAGCGATCGATATTCAAGAGCAATTTCTCGCGGCCGCGCGAGAAGCCTACGCCGGGCAGGATGAGGAAACGGACTGGGTGCTTGATCAGTGGGAATCTGTGCTGACGGATTTGCGCGGCGACTATGCCAAGCTGGTCGGCCGGGTCGACTGGGCCTCCAAATTATGGCTGCTCGAATCCTTTCGCGAGGCCGAACAGCTGGATTGGCAGGATCCGGCGCTCAAGAGCCTCGACCTCGAATATCATAATTTGCGTGCCGATCGAGGACTCTATTTCGGGCTGCTCGAAGAGGGGCGGGTGCCTCGCATGACGACGGACAAGGCGATTGCGCTGGCGATGGAACATCCTCCACGCAACACGCGCGCCTTCGGCCGGGGAGAGCTGGTTCGCCATATCCTAGCGGCGGGTCCACCTGAGGCCTTTGATGATCAGACTCAGGACCAGGGATTCTTCCCGGCCTATGTCATCAATTGGTCGATTTTCCAGATCAACGGGCGTACCCCGTTCCCCATGCCTGACCCCTTCAAAACCTATGTCCAGGACGTTCGCACCTATCTCCAATCCATCTGACCGGACCGTGACTCAGGCTCACCGCGTGCGCGCATAACACGCAGATTCTATGAAATCGCCGGCGGAATGATATGCTTGTCACGGGACGGGTGATTCGTCCCGCGACCAGCAGGAGGTCTACGATGAAAGCACGGACGTGGATGATGCAATATGGTGTGGCGATGATGCTTTCGTGCGCGTTCGCCTTAATTCTCGGGCAAGTTCCGCTGTTTCGTGAAACGGCCGTGGGAAAGTTAGCTGCTTCCGATCTGGTCCAGTTCCTCGGGTACGGTTGCACTATTGCCCTCGGCTGGCTTGGCGTGCGCCAGTTGGCGGCCGATCCTCCCGAGGAGTGGAAATGGCTGATGCCCTATCGGGCATTGATCCTCCCGATGACGATGCTGGTCACGGTGATTCTGGCCTATGGCGTCCTGTTGCTGGTGGGCGGTCCGTTTCTGAATAAGTTCGCCAAGGGAATCTACAACTGGGCGTTTATCGTGGGGATTGTGTCTGCCATTGCCTGGCTCATTGTGACCTGGGTTCGAACCTGCGCTCCGCTTGTCGCTGCGACTGCTTCCCGGCGTCTGAAGAGAGCCGCCTAGCGGATCGTTCCCGGTGGCGGCTTCTTGGTTGGGGCCGCGACGACGGCTACCGCGCGCGAGTCACAAACTCGACAATTCTGTTTTCCGCCCAGTAGGAGTCTTCACCGTTTTGGCTCAGGCTGAAGAATCCGCAATGTCCGCCATGGCGAGGCGCCAGAAGCGAGATGGATTGATTCCCGATGAGCTCGGGTTGAGCAAATAGTGAATAGGGAATGAATGGGTCGTCCTGGGCGGTGATGATCAAGGTCGGGACCGCGATTTGATGCAGCACATGCCGGGCTCCTGCGCGATCATAGTAATCGGCTCCGTCTCGATAGCCTCCGTCGCGGGCCGTGTAGCAGTCGTCGAATTGGCTGATGGTTTGCATCGAGCCCATCGGACGCAGATCCCACTTCCCCGGAAAGAGCCCAGCCTTCCGTTTCATGCGCGCTTTGAGCCGTGACAGGAAGTGGTGGTGATAGATCCAGTTGCGTGGTTGCTCCAGAGCCGCTACGCAGTGGGTCGGATCGATGTTCGGGCATACCGCGACGGCTCCTGAGAAGGCTGGTATCGCTCCTCCCATTTCACCGGCCGCCTTCAGCACCAGATTGCCACCCATCGAATAGCCCACCAGCCAGATGCGCGTCAGGCCGTCCGCCATCGCCAGTTCTCTGACAATCTCGCGATAATCGCTGCTCAGTCCACTGTTATAGAGGGTTGGCGTAAGGTGCTCGGTGCCGCCGCAGGTGCGTTGGTTTAGCCGCACGACATTGAATCCCCGTCGGTAGGCTTTTGCGGCTATCCCACGCATGTAATGGGAGTCTGCGCAGCCCTCCAGTCCATGAACAAGAATGAGTGTGGGTGATTCCAAGGAACGTGGCTGCCAGTGGCAGAATCCGAGGAGCTGCGTATTCGGTTCAGTGGTAAAGAGCCGTTCGCGCTGAGGGATCTGTCTCAGGGAGAGATCTCGTGGCCAGTACCGTGGCGCCAGGGTCATGAGATGCGCATTCCGGAGTATGGCTGGCGGAGCAAATCGGTCTGTGTGATTCATCTCGCCACATCATAAACAATATTTGCCCTGGAGCGTAGACTGAAAGTTCCACAGATGCGACTCACGATCGCCCCTCAAGCGGGGACGCCCAGCGACCGATAACGGGACCTGGGAGTTCGTATAAGGAGGCAGGCATGTTAACAGCAATCGGCGACGTCATGCGGCGGGTGTACGAGCGAGGGTGGATTACGACCAGAGACGGCAATATCAGTATGCGGAAACGCGAGGGCAAGTATCTCTATATCACGCCTTCCGGATGGCGAAAGACGATTGTGCATCCGGAGCACGTGGTTCGACTGGAGATTGTAAGCGATCCGGTGACGAATCAACTGATTCCCAAAGTTCGGGATGGACAGCAACCGTCCGGCGAACTCTGGATGCATTGGAATCTGCAACGGGACTCCAAAAAGACACGGACTGTGGTCCACGTGCATGCGACCCACATTGTATCGGCGATCTATGCAGGAGTGGACTTACAGGCCATGAGCGCTGAGTTTCCGGAGATCTCACGCTATACCAGGGTCGGTCGGACCGTCCCAGCCTTACCGGCGCTTTCTCGCGATCTGGCTGATGCCACGGCTGAATGTTTTGGGCTGCAGAAGGATGGGACTCTCGAATTCGACATCGTTGGGCAGGCAAACCACGGAGTCTGCGCTGTGGCCGTGGATCCATGGGCTGCCTATGAGCATATCGAGCGGTTGGATCATATTTGCGAGATTGTTCTGAAGAGTGGTGTCGCCGCACGCGCGTTCAATCAACGGGCATCGAGTCTGGCGGCATAATCGAACGACAGCTGAAACGAAAAGAGGGCTGACGGCATTGTGCCGTCAGCCCTCTTTATATTTTGGCTCCCCGGGCAGGACTCGAACCTGCGACCAGCCGGTTAACAGCCGGCTGCTCTACCAACTGAGCTACCGGGGAACGGAGAGTTCACATGGAAGCGGGACCCATTCTAGCAAAACTTCTTGCGGAGGGGGAGTCTTTTTTAGACGTCAAAGTCCTCAGTTTCATCTTCGTCGGAAGAGGCATCCGTATTGCCATCGGCTAACGCGGCATAGTGTTTCGCCCAGGTCAGATAGAGATTTCCGCTATCCCGCATCGTATCGGCTGCTTTCACGAGCTTATCGACGAGTTCAGGATCTTTCCCCGAGGCTTGGATTTGCGCCGCGCGCCGCTCGATTGCCTTGGGGTATTGCGTGATCAGACCGGAGATCTTTGCGAGGAGCTCATTGATGACGTTGTCTTCAGTGTCCATGGGGTCCCTCTTCTCTCAACAAAAAACCCCATAGCGCGGACGCTATGGGGTTTCCCGTTATTCACATCGTAATGGATTAGCCTTGGTAGGCTTGTCCCAGAGCTGCTGACTCGCCTTTTTTCGCCATCAGCTGACCGGTGGCGCTCACGGCCTGCATCTCAATCGCATGGTGCTTTGCGGCGTCGCAAACGACCACGCACAGTTCGCACCCCTTGCAGCGATCAATATTGACCTCGGCGACCATCTTGCTGGAGTTCAGGTCCAGGCAGTTGGCTTCCGGGCAATACATGATGCAGAGGCGGCAGCCCTTCTTGGCAGTGCATTTCTCATCGATGACTTGCGCTACGTTATACATGCGACGTAGTTCCTTCTCTTACGCGGCTACGGCAGGATTGCCGACTCGTAACTCGATCTTGTTCTTATCCGCCCATTCGCTGGCGATTTCATAGGCCGCCTTCACGGTGGCCAGATTCTTGGCGAGCAGCATTTCCTTCTTGGCGAACTTCTTCTTGATCGCTTCGTCCAGTGAAGCCGTACCGCCTGACGCGACGAACTTCTTTCCGAAGCGCTCTTGAAGCGCGCCATCCAAGGCCTCCATCGAGACGCACTTGGTAATGCCTGCCACAGATCCGATCATGGCCATGTTCGTGGACAGCTCGGTGCCAGCGACTTCGATCGCGAGCTCAGTCCCGGCGATATAAAACAGAGCGACGTTCAAATCTTTGAGCCGCTGAATGTCTTCTTCTGACAGAAGGGGCTGCGCGGAGTTGATAACCACGACGCCGCCTTCTTTCACGCCGGAATAGAATGGCATCGTATAGCTCTTGCCCATCGTGATGACCTGAGGGTGAAATACCTGGATCACATCCGGGAATACCAATTCGCCGCGGTCGTAGATCCGCTCGATGCCGATACGGCAATAGCTCTCCGCCGGAGCCATCCGCTTCTCCGCTCCAAAGAACGGGTTGGAGATCGAAAACTTTCCGTCCCGGTTTGCGGCCATGGCCAAGACATGGGCTGCGGTGACCGCGCCCTGTCCGCCTAAACCCGACATCCGGATATTGAGTCTCTTCTTAATCATGGACAACCTCCGGTTTCGTTAGGCTTGCCCGGCCAATTGCTTGGCGGCCGCTTTCCGTTCTTTATCCTTCGCAGCTAGTTCGGCCAGCAATTGCTTGGCCGGCTCGCTGACGTATTCCTTGTACGCGAACCGCTCGGTCGGCTTTTCGGAGTCACGCATCTCCTGAAGGCCTTCCATGCTGTTCTTCCCGATTTCCAGAATGCAGGGCGTATAGAGCTGGAGATAGGTCGGGCCGATCTCGCGCGCAATATGCACGGCGTTACGGATGACTTTCTCGACCAGGGAGGGCTTGCTGACGGTGCAATTCACTACGTAGTGACAGCCGGACTCGCGGGCGATTTCCGGCAACCGGACCTTGTCGAACAGCTTGCCGACCGGAGCCATCTTGGCGACAAATCCCTTCTGCATCAGTCCGCTCTCCTGGCCGCCGGTGTTGGCGTAGAGTTCGTTGTCGAAGCAGATCGTGGTGAACTTTTCCTGGCGGAACCAGGCTTGAAGGGTCATATCGAGGCCGATGTCAACGGTGGCGCCGTCACCGGCGAGGACCACGACGTCTTTCGTCCGGCCTGGAAAGCGGACACTCAGGGCGCGCTTCAACCCGGACGCGATGGCGTTCTGGTTGCCGAAGAGAGAGTGAATGTTGTGGACAGCCACCATCGGGAACACCAAGCTGGTGCAACCGGTTGAACCAACCATCACGGTGTCTTCCGGATTGGGGAGTGAGGCCAGGATATAGCGGAACGCCATGGACTCCGGGCAGCCCGCGCAGAGTGAGTGCTGCTCGATGAGTTCCTTGCTGTTACCGATATCTTTCCAGCCACGATCTTCCTTGCCGTAGGTCGCGCTCTTGACCAGGTCCTGATAATCGGACGGCATGATGTCGTAGAGGGCTTCTGAAATCTGAATACGTTCTTTACTCATATATGCCTCCTCAAAGGGGTCTCGTTCAATATTAGGTAGCTTGCCCGTTCGTTAAGTTGTTCAGCTCCCACGACCAGCCAGGGAGACGGTCTTCA harbors:
- a CDS encoding proteasome accessory factor PafA2 family protein; the protein is MLNRIFGLETEYGLLVNQDRPDHSPTWFARQIRDYLFQVQHRGVLDLHHRGHDEPPGNGGFLTNAGRMYLDMGHLEYASPECQSLVDLVAVDRAGDQLLQEAIEALGFGETISLIKNNIDHETDATFGSHENYLVTRRFPFSRRGLSPLVTFLVTRQIFAGSGRIGAANPQDAWIQVDRLIVPRGALRSHGPQTMIPYQISQRADHIVNDFFEWVQQNRAIVNTRDEPLADPNQYRRIHLLLGDSNMAEVATALKMGTTGLVLQLIEEGKAPAGVELDEPVETLQEISQDQERQWIVRLQSGKTISAIDIQEQFLAAAREAYAGQDEETDWVLDQWESVLTDLRGDYAKLVGRVDWASKLWLLESFREAEQLDWQDPALKSLDLEYHNLRADRGLYFGLLEEGRVPRMTTDKAIALAMEHPPRNTRAFGRGELVRHILAAGPPEAFDDQTQDQGFFPAYVINWSIFQINGRTPFPMPDPFKTYVQDVRTYLQSI
- a CDS encoding alpha/beta fold hydrolase, translated to MNHTDRFAPPAILRNAHLMTLAPRYWPRDLSLRQIPQRERLFTTEPNTQLLGFCHWQPRSLESPTLILVHGLEGCADSHYMRGIAAKAYRRGFNVVRLNQRTCGGTEHLTPTLYNSGLSSDYREIVRELAMADGLTRIWLVGYSMGGNLVLKAAGEMGGAIPAFSGAVAVCPNIDPTHCVAALEQPRNWIYHHHFLSRLKARMKRKAGLFPGKWDLRPMGSMQTISQFDDCYTARDGGYRDGADYYDRAGARHVLHQIAVPTLIITAQDDPFIPYSLFAQPELIGNQSISLLAPRHGGHCGFFSLSQNGEDSYWAENRIVEFVTRAR
- a CDS encoding class II aldolase/adducin family protein, which produces MLTAIGDVMRRVYERGWITTRDGNISMRKREGKYLYITPSGWRKTIVHPEHVVRLEIVSDPVTNQLIPKVRDGQQPSGELWMHWNLQRDSKKTRTVVHVHATHIVSAIYAGVDLQAMSAEFPEISRYTRVGRTVPALPALSRDLADATAECFGLQKDGTLEFDIVGQANHGVCAVAVDPWAAYEHIERLDHICEIVLKSGVAARAFNQRASSLAA
- a CDS encoding pyruvate ferredoxin oxidoreductase; this translates as MYNVAQVIDEKCTAKKGCRLCIMYCPEANCLDLNSSKMVAEVNIDRCKGCELCVVVCDAAKHHAIEMQAVSATGQLMAKKGESAALGQAYQG
- a CDS encoding 2-oxoacid:acceptor oxidoreductase family protein, with the translated sequence MIKKRLNIRMSGLGGQGAVTAAHVLAMAANRDGKFSISNPFFGAEKRMAPAESYCRIGIERIYDRGELVFPDVIQVFHPQVITMGKSYTMPFYSGVKEGGVVVINSAQPLLSEEDIQRLKDLNVALFYIAGTELAIEVAGTELSTNMAMIGSVAGITKCVSMEALDGALQERFGKKFVASGGTASLDEAIKKKFAKKEMLLAKNLATVKAAYEIASEWADKNKIELRVGNPAVAA
- a CDS encoding thiamine pyrophosphate-dependent enzyme, which gives rise to MSKERIQISEALYDIMPSDYQDLVKSATYGKEDRGWKDIGNSKELIEQHSLCAGCPESMAFRYILASLPNPEDTVMVGSTGCTSLVFPMVAVHNIHSLFGNQNAIASGLKRALSVRFPGRTKDVVVLAGDGATVDIGLDMTLQAWFRQEKFTTICFDNELYANTGGQESGLMQKGFVAKMAPVGKLFDKVRLPEIARESGCHYVVNCTVSKPSLVEKVIRNAVHIAREIGPTYLQLYTPCILEIGKNSMEGLQEMRDSEKPTERFAYKEYVSEPAKQLLAELAAKDKERKAAAKQLAGQA